One window of Rutidosis leptorrhynchoides isolate AG116_Rl617_1_P2 unplaced genomic scaffold, CSIRO_AGI_Rlap_v1 contig393, whole genome shotgun sequence genomic DNA carries:
- the LOC139883411 gene encoding uncharacterized protein — protein sequence MNHVYGDWETNFRQLPGYMRALQNCRDGTAVQWKFKKEDETVHSGRKIFRYQRMFTEHNNKNFTPYTDYCYSSSYVFWHFGATRTTFQHSHPVVTVDATHLRGSYKGKAIVAVVKTANDRVVPVAYAIIDEESAHNWYWFLKYLKVYVLQDTFTCIISDRNSGILSAIAKLDSKFPNWGVHRYCMEHIRANLLSSVPKKKGLYALSWKIGTELDEAKYAQAWAELTESSQAAATYLQRIPLEKWTLILDGFH from the exons ATGAACCATGTGTATGGAGACTGGGAGACAAATTTCCGCCAACTTCCCGGCTACATGAGAGCACTTCAAAACTGTCGAGATGGGACCGCGGTGCAATGGAAGTTCAAGAAGGAGGACGAGACTGTGCACAGCGGTCGGAAGATTTTCAGGTACCAACGCATGTTTACCGAGCACAATAATAAGAATTTTACTCCGTACACTGATTACTGTTATTCATCCAGTTACGTATTTTGGCATTTCGGTGCCACGAGAACCACTTTTCAACACAGCCACCCTGTAGTTACTGTCGACGCAACGCATCTTCGTGGGTCGTACAAGGGTAAGGCGATTGTAGCGGTCGTGAAGACGGCCAACGACAGAGTCGTTCCGGTCGCATATGCGATCATAGACGAGGAGTCGGCCCACAACTGGTATTGGTTCTTAAAGTACCTGAAAGTTTACGTTCTACAAGACACTTTCACATGCATCATCTCTGATCGTAATTCGGGCATCCTGTCGGCTATTGCCAAGCTCGATTCCAAATTTCCAAACTGGGGAGTTCACAG GTACTGTATGGAGCACATTCGTGCAAATTTGCTGTCAAGCGTACCGAAGAAGAAAGGATTGTACGCCTTATCTTGGAAAATTGGTACCGAGTTGGATGAGGCAAAGTATGCGCAAGCATGGGCAGAACTCACAGAATCGAGTCAGGCTGCAGCAACGTACCTACAACGTATTCCCTTAGAGAAATGGACATTGATTCTGGACGGATTCCATTGA
- the LOC139883412 gene encoding AAA-ATPase At1g43910-like has product MFNGFPSISTVFSVYASISAVIMILSETIPEPVRNYLTTKFSKFFVLLSYYFTSFTFVVEERWQAVDNKMFIAVQAYLPTRIGPTTNSYSIGSNDFHDFKSQPKIAIPVDIEVKDQFEGIKVSWILRSKEVRREYGYSKRRSFELTCNKKSREILMEKYIPHILETAEKILNKREMLHILTYDKEENCWQPTMFKHPSTFETLAMEPDLKKSIMEDLDLFVKRKEFFESVGRAWKRGYLLYGPPGTGKSSLVAAIANYLRYDIYDLQMQSVKDDSDLRRLLTSTTNKSILLIEDIDCSTKISHDRSKSHRQQQQQDDYHSDIDNENEDDRNDHRKRRSSDPGATLSGLLNFIDGLWSSCGDERIIIFTTNHKEKLDPALLRPGRMDVHVYMGHSSPSVFRKLVTSYLGIKNHDLFSSIEDLIQRVKVTPAEVAQHLMKNDNPDVALQSLVEFINTKENEESTNEKEEMKEQKQEMITDQSNSMSSSLCFDQLIPISIWTYIILFSRLHIRNQSCLLLNYPFKLKQDIILPLEETNDDENDKGVSYEGFGRIESWGISGYEEGCPIIWIYTKIADYECLEPANNYRSIYNVFLEKAHISEEVY; this is encoded by the exons ATGTTTAACGGCTTTCCGTCCATTTCCACCGTCTTCTCTGTGTATGCATCCATTTCCGCCGTTATCATGATCCTAAGCGAAACGATTCCTGAACCGGTTAGAAATTACCTGACCACAAAATTCTCCAAATTCTTTGTCCTGCTTTCGTATTACTTCACCAGCTTCACTTTCGTCGTTGAAGAGAGATGGCAAGCCGTCGACAACAAAATGTTTATTGCGGTTCAGGCCTATCTCCCGACTCGAATCGGTCCAACCACCAATAGCTACTCGATTGGGTCTAATGACTTCCATGACTTCAAAAGTCAACCGAAAATAGCCATTCCGGTCGATATAGAGGTGAAAGATCAGTTTGAAGGAATCAAAGTCAGCTGGATTCTTCGGTCAAAGGAAGTCAGAAGAGAATATGGATATAGTAAAAGAAGGTCTTTCGAGCTGACGTGTAATAAGAAATCAAGAGAGATATTAATGGAGAAATACATTCCACATATATTGGAAACTGCTGAGAAAATTTTGAACAAGAGGGAAATGCTTCATATTCTTACATATGATAAAGAAGAAAACTGCTGGCAACCAACTATGTTCAAACATCCATCAACTTTTGAAACCCTAGCTATGGAGCCAGATCTAAAGAAGTCTATAATGGAGGATCTCGATTTGTTTGTGAAAAGGAAAGAGTTCTTTGAGAGTGTTGGAAGGGCATGGAAAAGAGGGTATTTGTTATATGGACCTCCCGGGACAGGGAAATCTTCGCTCGTCGCAGCGATTGCGAATTATCTGAGATATGATATATATGATCTTCAGATGCAAAGTGTtaaagatgattctgatttaaggaGGTTACTTACTTCTACTACAAACAAGTCCATTTTGCTTATCGAAGATATTGATTGTAGTACTAAAATCTCACATGATCGTAGCAAGTCACatagacaacaacaacaacaagatgaTTATCATAGTGATATTGATAATGAAAATGAAGATGATAGAAATGATCATCGCAAACGACGCTCTTCCGATCCTGGG GCAACTCTGTCAGGCTTGCTTAATTTCATTGATGGTCTATGGTCAAGCTGTGGAGACGAAAGGATAATAATTTTTACAACAAATCATAAGGAGAAATTGGACCCAGCTTTGTTACGACCAGGAAGAATGGATGTTCATGTTTACATGGGACATTCCAGTCCATCAGTTTTCAGGAAGCTTGTGACGAGTTACTTGGGGATAAAAAACCATGACCTTTTTAGTTCCATTGAAGATCTCATTCAAAGAGTGAAAGTTACGCCAGCAGAAGTAGCTCAACATCTTATGAAAAATGACAACCCAGATGTCGCACTTCAAAGTCTAGTCGAGTTTATTAACACGAAAGAAAATGAGGAGAGTACTAATGAAAAGGAAGAAATGAAAGAGCAGAAACAAGAAATG ATAACAGATCAATCAAATAGTATGTCTTCAAGTCTCTGTTTCGACCAGCTT ATTCCAATTTCTATCTGGACATACATTATCCTTTTCTCAAGACTACATATTCGCAACCAGAGTTGCTTATTGTTGAACTATCCGTTTAAGCTTAAACAGG ACATAATCTTGCCTTTGGAAGAAACTAATGATGACGAAAATGATAAAGGTGTTAGTTATGAAGGCTTTGGTCGGATTGAGTCTTGGGGTATATCAGGGTATGAAGAAGGTTGCCCAATTATTTGGATATACACAAAGATTGCTGATTATGAATGCTTAGAACCAGCAAACAATTACAGAAGCATCTATAATGTTTTTTTGGAAAAGGCTCATATCTCTGAGGAAGTCTACTAA